A genomic segment from Actinoplanes sichuanensis encodes:
- a CDS encoding DUF4956 domain-containing protein, with product MPFEVQDLSGTFSVGDIAIALSLSFLLSAFIAWVYRFTHRNVSYSQSYVQTLVILGMLIALIMLVVGSNIARAFALVGALSVVRFRNAIKETRDVGFIFLVMGVGMAAGTRFYTLAIVAAVAISLVILVMYRFNWFASNVQRQVVKVQVPPDGNYTQNIQDVLITLTSEFELISIESIRGGALTELMYTVRLKKGTEPGELIGKLGERTGGQRVTVLTGYDQTDL from the coding sequence ATGCCCTTCGAAGTACAGGACCTGTCCGGCACGTTCAGTGTCGGTGACATCGCCATCGCGCTGTCGCTGTCGTTCCTGCTGAGCGCGTTCATCGCCTGGGTCTACCGGTTCACCCATCGCAACGTGTCGTACTCCCAGTCGTACGTGCAGACGCTGGTCATCCTCGGCATGCTGATCGCGCTGATCATGCTGGTCGTCGGCTCCAACATCGCGCGGGCGTTCGCCCTGGTCGGCGCGTTGTCGGTGGTCCGGTTCCGGAATGCGATCAAGGAGACCCGCGACGTCGGGTTCATCTTCCTGGTGATGGGCGTCGGGATGGCCGCCGGCACCCGCTTCTACACGCTGGCGATCGTGGCCGCGGTCGCGATCAGCCTGGTCATCCTGGTGATGTACCGGTTCAACTGGTTCGCCTCCAACGTGCAGCGCCAGGTCGTCAAGGTGCAGGTGCCGCCGGACGGCAACTACACGCAGAACATCCAGGACGTGCTGATCACCCTCACCTCGGAGTTCGAACTGATCAGCATCGAGTCGATCCGCGGCGGGGCGTTGACCGAGCTGATGTACACGGTCCGGCTGAAGAAGGGCACCGAACCCGGCGAGCTGATCGGCAAGCTCGGCGAGCGCACCGGCGGACAGCGGGTCACGGTTCTGACCGGGTACGACCAGACGGACCTCTGA
- a CDS encoding polyphosphate polymerase domain-containing protein, with translation MTSLHSFNRYEIKYLLPSDQVPDLRRELVARMDADSHGTERGYGVWSTYYDTRDLRFYWEKIEGLKFRRKLRVRHYGDRNDVSDDTTVHVEIKQRVNRVTQKRRVALPYHLARDLCDGRQMVDHEPRQAAFLEEVLELISVLDLRPVAMTGYQREAYVGRDADVGLRVTLDHRVRGRDRDFHFAADAENRLIVPARLSVVEFKANERVPYWLTDLAARMNMSIVRVSKYCQSVEAFGRAPRSIFHVPEIGHSPDSETVEV, from the coding sequence ATGACGTCCCTGCACTCGTTCAACCGGTACGAGATCAAGTACCTGCTGCCCAGCGATCAGGTCCCGGACCTGCGCCGGGAACTGGTCGCCCGGATGGATGCCGACAGCCACGGCACCGAACGCGGCTACGGGGTGTGGAGCACCTACTACGACACCCGTGACCTGCGGTTCTACTGGGAGAAGATCGAGGGTCTGAAGTTCCGCCGGAAACTTCGGGTCCGCCACTACGGCGACCGGAACGACGTCAGCGACGACACGACGGTGCACGTCGAGATCAAGCAGCGGGTCAACCGGGTCACCCAGAAACGGCGGGTGGCGCTGCCGTACCACCTGGCCCGTGATCTCTGTGACGGCCGGCAGATGGTGGACCATGAACCGCGACAGGCCGCCTTCCTGGAGGAGGTCCTGGAGCTGATCTCGGTGCTCGACCTGCGGCCGGTCGCGATGACCGGCTACCAGCGGGAGGCGTATGTCGGCCGGGACGCCGACGTGGGCCTGCGCGTCACCCTCGACCACCGGGTCCGCGGCCGGGACCGCGATTTCCACTTCGCCGCCGACGCGGAGAACCGGCTGATCGTGCCGGCCCGCCTGTCCGTGGTCGAGTTCAAGGCCAACGAGCGGGTGCCGTACTGGCTCACCGATCTGGCCGCCCGCATGAACATGTCGATCGTGCGGGTCTCCAAGTACTGCCAGAGCGTCGAGGCCTTCGGTAGGGCCCCGCGTTCGATCTTCCATGTTCCTGAAATCGGGCACAGTCCCGATTCCGAGACTGTCGAGGTCTGA
- a CDS encoding sensor histidine kinase, producing MVSRTVLPRRAGLRALATRHPTAVDSTIASLLLALSLFIYWRTGGLPRDRQMTPIDWVAAVVAVGAVAGRRRFPRTVLIVVTAGLVAQYTITQHGHPLLILAGGIVAYTVASRTDRRTTWLLVAGCGSAIYLADALRRRDPFVLDSLPTLTFVGMATAFGDATRSRRAYLAEVEERARRAEQTREEEARRRVIQERLRIARELHDVVAHHIAVISVQAAAASHLLDRRPEQVRPALDLIRHAGDDVLKELSSIVGVLRQSDDPVVNTEPAPGLSRLPALLETVAAAGLTVTVDTTGTERQLPALTDLAAYRIVQEALTNAHKHGTGSAALSLTWSGRALTIDVTNPPSTEHRTGSGYGIVGMRERATAADGTLDVRDTPDLFLVCATLPFEDKS from the coding sequence ATGGTCAGCCGAACCGTCCTTCCGCGCCGGGCCGGGCTACGTGCCCTGGCCACCCGGCATCCGACCGCCGTCGACAGCACGATCGCCTCGCTGCTGCTGGCCCTGTCGCTGTTCATCTACTGGCGGACCGGTGGGCTGCCCAGGGACCGGCAGATGACGCCGATCGACTGGGTGGCCGCCGTGGTCGCGGTCGGCGCGGTCGCCGGGCGGCGCCGGTTCCCCCGCACGGTTCTCATCGTGGTCACCGCCGGGCTGGTCGCGCAGTACACGATCACCCAGCACGGGCATCCGCTACTGATCCTGGCCGGCGGGATCGTCGCGTACACCGTCGCCTCGCGCACCGACCGCCGTACCACCTGGTTGCTCGTCGCCGGTTGCGGCAGCGCCATCTACCTGGCCGACGCGCTGCGCCGCCGGGACCCGTTCGTGTTGGACAGCCTGCCCACGCTCACCTTCGTCGGGATGGCCACCGCGTTCGGCGACGCCACCCGCAGCCGCCGCGCCTACCTGGCCGAGGTCGAGGAACGCGCCCGCCGGGCCGAGCAGACCCGCGAGGAGGAGGCCCGGCGGCGGGTCATCCAGGAGCGGCTGCGCATCGCCCGGGAGCTGCACGACGTGGTCGCCCACCACATCGCGGTGATCAGTGTGCAGGCCGCCGCGGCCAGTCATCTGCTCGACCGGCGGCCCGAGCAGGTGCGGCCGGCGCTCGACCTGATCCGGCACGCCGGTGACGACGTGCTCAAGGAGCTGTCGTCGATCGTCGGGGTGCTGCGGCAGTCGGACGATCCGGTGGTGAACACCGAACCGGCGCCCGGACTGTCCCGGCTGCCCGCGCTGCTGGAGACGGTCGCCGCGGCCGGGCTGACGGTCACCGTCGACACCACGGGCACCGAACGGCAACTGCCGGCGCTGACCGACCTGGCCGCCTACCGGATCGTGCAGGAGGCGCTGACCAACGCACACAAACACGGCACCGGCTCCGCCGCCCTGTCCCTGACCTGGTCCGGGAGAGCCCTGACGATCGATGTCACCAATCCGCCCAGCACCGAACACCGCACCGGTTCGGGATACGGCATCGTCGGGATGCGGGAACGCGCCACCGCCGCCGACGGGACTCTCGACGTCCGCGACACCCCGGACCTCTTCCTCGTCTGCGCCACCCTACCTTTTGAGGACAAATCGTGA
- a CDS encoding response regulator, producing the protein MIRVLLADDQALIRAGYRMILDSEPDIEIVGEAMDGREAVELARQRRADVVLMDIRMPGMDGIEATRRIAADDDLAGVRILVLTTFENDDNVMLALRAGASGFLGKGVGADELIHAVRVVAAGDALLSPRATRGLLDHLQSQPGPGPAVTAVPLDELTQREREVLVLVAHGYTNDEIGERLFLSPLTAKTHVNRAMAKLGVRDRAQLVVVAYQSGLVNVSRG; encoded by the coding sequence GTGATTCGCGTTCTGCTGGCGGATGACCAGGCGCTGATCCGCGCCGGCTACCGGATGATCCTGGACTCCGAGCCGGACATCGAGATCGTCGGGGAGGCGATGGACGGTCGTGAAGCCGTCGAACTGGCCCGGCAGCGGCGGGCCGACGTGGTCCTGATGGACATCCGGATGCCCGGCATGGACGGCATCGAGGCGACCCGCCGGATCGCCGCCGACGACGACCTCGCCGGAGTACGCATCCTGGTGCTCACCACGTTCGAGAACGACGACAACGTGATGCTCGCGCTACGGGCCGGGGCCAGCGGCTTCCTCGGCAAGGGCGTCGGCGCCGACGAGCTGATCCACGCCGTGCGGGTGGTGGCCGCCGGTGATGCCCTGCTCTCCCCGCGCGCCACCCGCGGCCTGCTCGACCACCTGCAGAGCCAGCCCGGCCCCGGACCGGCCGTCACGGCGGTGCCGCTGGACGAGCTCACCCAGCGGGAACGCGAGGTGCTGGTGCTGGTCGCGCACGGCTACACCAACGACGAGATCGGCGAACGGCTGTTCCTGTCCCCACTGACCGCGAAGACGCACGTCAACCGGGCGATGGCCAAGCTCGGCGTCCGGGACCGGGCGCAGCTCGTGGTGGTCGCCTACCAGAGCGGCCTGGTCAACGTGTCCCGCGGCTGA